A genomic region of Devosia ginsengisoli contains the following coding sequences:
- a CDS encoding DUF1036 domain-containing protein, producing the protein MFAGTRLHIPRLGMTLIGAMLASLAFFATPAHADLRICNETSNLVSVSLGYRAERGWMSEGWWATPPGDCRTLYQGDLEKRFYYIYAVDDIGGGAWDGSVFMCTRDETFTIFGVEDCLARGYERTGFFEIDTQNRTDWTLQLTESADGPAVVGPDASEDLEDPTFLVDPDDVTIDVPQDDIDTQETDTQ; encoded by the coding sequence ATGTTTGCTGGCACCAGATTGCATATCCCCCGTCTCGGCATGACCCTGATCGGCGCGATGCTCGCAAGCCTCGCCTTTTTCGCCACGCCTGCTCATGCCGATCTGCGCATCTGCAACGAAACCAGCAATCTGGTTTCGGTATCTCTCGGCTATCGCGCCGAGCGTGGCTGGATGAGCGAAGGCTGGTGGGCCACCCCGCCCGGCGATTGCCGCACCCTCTATCAGGGCGATCTGGAAAAGCGCTTTTATTACATCTACGCTGTGGACGACATTGGCGGCGGGGCCTGGGACGGCTCGGTCTTCATGTGCACGCGTGACGAAACCTTCACAATATTCGGGGTTGAGGATTGCCTCGCCCGCGGTTATGAGCGCACCGGTTTCTTTGAAATCGATACCCAGAACCGCACCGATTGGACCCTGCAGCTCACCGAGAGCGCCGATGGCCCTGCCGTTGTCGGGCCTGATGCCAGCGAAGACCTCGAAGACCCCACATTCCTTGTCGATCCCGACGATGTCACGATCGATGTCCCCCAGGACGATATAGATACGCAGGAAACGGACACGCAATGA
- the pyk gene encoding pyruvate kinase, producing MRRMRRAKIIATLGPASHEEKMIEELAKAGADVFRINMSHASHDLLKQTVERIRNVEKRLNHPLGILVDLQGPKLRVWKFADGAINLVAGQKFTLDSNADAPGTAERVYLPHPEIIENVSVGDRLLLDDGKLALKATKVGNGAIETEVIYGGRLSDKKGVSLPDTLLPTGALTEKDHADLLAGLAAEADWIALSFVQRPEDIIDVRKIVQGRAGVMAKIEKPQAIDRLEEIIKLCDAIMVARGDLGVELPLETVPGLQKRMIRMARRYGKPVVVATQMLESMISAPVPTRAEVSDVSIAVFEGADAIMLSAESASGQYPVEAVATMNKVAVAVEGDANYRGIIRAAQTEPEATAADAISAATRQVAETLDLAAIVTYTASGSTGIRAARERPSKPIIVLSPNMRTIRRMSVVWGVHCVQTEDAVSLEDMVDRACVIAYQEGFARPGDRIAITAGIPLGTPGATNMLRIAFVRQDGAGSS from the coding sequence ATGAGACGCATGCGACGCGCGAAGATCATCGCCACCCTCGGGCCCGCCAGCCACGAAGAAAAGATGATCGAGGAACTGGCCAAGGCCGGCGCGGACGTGTTCCGCATCAATATGAGCCATGCCAGCCACGACCTGCTCAAGCAGACTGTCGAACGCATCCGCAATGTCGAAAAGCGTCTCAACCATCCCCTCGGCATCTTGGTCGACCTGCAGGGTCCCAAGCTGCGCGTGTGGAAATTCGCCGATGGCGCCATCAATCTGGTCGCCGGGCAGAAATTCACCCTCGACAGCAATGCCGACGCCCCCGGTACGGCCGAACGCGTCTACCTGCCCCATCCCGAAATCATCGAGAATGTCTCGGTCGGCGATCGCCTGCTGCTCGATGACGGCAAGCTGGCCCTCAAGGCCACCAAGGTCGGCAATGGCGCCATCGAGACCGAGGTCATCTATGGCGGCCGGCTCTCCGACAAGAAGGGCGTGTCCCTGCCCGATACGCTGCTGCCAACCGGCGCGCTGACCGAAAAGGACCATGCCGATCTGCTGGCCGGCCTCGCTGCCGAGGCCGACTGGATCGCGCTGAGCTTCGTGCAGCGCCCCGAAGACATCATCGATGTGCGCAAGATCGTGCAGGGTCGCGCCGGCGTCATGGCCAAGATCGAAAAGCCGCAGGCCATCGATCGCCTCGAAGAAATCATCAAGCTCTGCGACGCCATCATGGTGGCCCGCGGCGATCTCGGCGTCGAACTGCCGCTCGAAACCGTACCGGGCCTGCAGAAGCGCATGATCCGCATGGCCCGCCGCTACGGCAAGCCGGTAGTGGTCGCCACCCAGATGCTGGAATCGATGATCTCGGCTCCAGTGCCGACCCGCGCCGAAGTCTCCGACGTCTCCATCGCCGTCTTCGAGGGCGCCGACGCCATCATGCTCTCGGCCGAATCCGCCTCCGGCCAATATCCGGTCGAAGCCGTCGCGACCATGAACAAGGTCGCCGTGGCCGTCGAGGGCGATGCCAATTATCGCGGCATTATCCGCGCCGCCCAGACCGAGCCGGAAGCCACAGCCGCCGACGCCATTTCGGCCGCCACGCGCCAGGTTGCCGAAACGCTCGATCTGGCCGCCATCGTCACCTACACCGCCTCGGGCTCCACCGGCATCCGCGCTGCCCGCGAACGGCCCAGCAAGCCCATCATCGTGCTCTCGCCCAATATGCGCACCATCCGCCGCATGTCGGTGGTCTGGGGCGTCCATTGCGTACAGACCGAGGATGCCGTCAGCCTCGAAGACATGGTCGATCGCGCCTGTGTCATCGCCTATCAGGAAGGCTTTGCTCGCCCCGGCGACCGCATCGCCATCACCGCCGGCATTCCCCTGGGCACGCCAGGCGCCACCAACATGCTCCGCATCGCCTTCGTCCGCCAGGACGGCGCCGGCTCCAGCTGA
- a CDS encoding outer membrane protein, which yields MNKFILAAAAMTALSAPAVAADLIIDDPVYYTDAGFDWSGFYAGLAAGYGSGTARSVGDVTGTTTDTPLNGGLVGVTLGGNVQYDSFVLGIEGDVLWSGMGGTTACTAVPAYDCNASVDWLGSLRGRAGVAMDNVLLFVTGGLAAAGGTGTITPTFPGTTSTFSDTFVGWTAGAGVEVAVTDSMTVKAEYSYSNLGSRTAPLGTLGTIQTFTVSPAVHAVKVGLNFHF from the coding sequence TTGAACAAGTTTATCCTGGCGGCTGCGGCGATGACCGCGTTGTCGGCGCCTGCAGTGGCAGCCGACCTGATTATTGACGATCCGGTTTACTACACCGATGCCGGCTTTGACTGGAGCGGCTTCTATGCCGGGCTGGCGGCCGGCTATGGCTCGGGCACGGCCCGCTCGGTGGGCGATGTTACCGGCACCACGACCGACACGCCGCTCAATGGGGGTCTGGTCGGGGTCACGCTGGGCGGCAATGTGCAATACGACTCGTTCGTCCTGGGCATTGAAGGCGACGTGCTGTGGTCGGGGATGGGTGGCACCACGGCCTGTACGGCTGTGCCGGCCTATGATTGCAATGCCTCGGTGGACTGGCTGGGAAGCCTGCGCGGCCGTGCGGGTGTGGCGATGGACAATGTGCTGCTGTTCGTGACGGGCGGTCTCGCCGCGGCGGGCGGCACGGGCACGATCACGCCGACCTTCCCCGGCACGACCAGCACGTTCAGCGACACCTTTGTCGGCTGGACCGCCGGCGCGGGCGTGGAAGTCGCGGTGACCGACTCTATGACGGTCAAGGCGGAATATAGCTATTCCAACCTCGGCAGCCGCACGGCGCCGTTGGGTACGCTGGGCACGATCCAGACCTTCACGGTCTCGCCCGCCGTTCATGCGGTCAAGGTGGGCCTGAACTTCCACTTCTGA
- a CDS encoding SRPBCC family protein: MLKARTLTIQIARPPEDVYNFLVDPANLAGWTLVQNGRPDPAAGPNSWAFDGPRDTVVVHFTPANDFFVLDYRMQVGPQVIHAAHVRVIRNGAGTVLTHTSVQQPLVSDAMFASEEEWMMSDLLVLKTLMERS, encoded by the coding sequence GTGCTCAAGGCACGTACATTGACGATCCAGATCGCTCGCCCGCCCGAGGACGTCTATAATTTCCTGGTCGATCCCGCCAACCTGGCGGGCTGGACACTGGTGCAGAATGGGCGTCCGGACCCGGCGGCCGGACCGAACAGCTGGGCCTTCGACGGGCCGCGCGACACGGTGGTGGTGCATTTCACCCCGGCAAATGATTTTTTCGTGCTGGACTATCGCATGCAGGTGGGGCCGCAGGTGATCCATGCGGCGCATGTGCGGGTGATCCGCAATGGCGCGGGGACCGTGCTGACCCATACATCGGTGCAGCAACCGCTGGTGTCGGATGCGATGTTTGCCTCGGAAGAGGAGTGGATGATGTCCGATCTGCTGGTGCTCAAAACATTGATGGAGCGATCGTAA
- a CDS encoding MarR family winged helix-turn-helix transcriptional regulator, producing MSRESVQNTHIKSQLRQLHGALLDIVSVMNRPQRDDALIHAAGIKLDRALFPLLVGIGRLGPVGVVDLADRVGRDYTTVSRQIGKLEMLGLVLRQESATDRRVREAVISAQGRAMLDALDAARERIGSAVFQNWLEEDIAELVRLMRKFADTLMAEPE from the coding sequence ATGTCAAGAGAAAGCGTGCAAAATACACATATCAAGAGTCAGTTACGGCAGTTGCACGGGGCTTTGCTCGATATTGTCAGCGTGATGAATCGGCCGCAGCGCGACGATGCACTTATCCATGCGGCCGGCATAAAGCTGGATCGGGCGCTGTTTCCGCTGCTGGTGGGCATCGGTCGCCTGGGTCCGGTGGGCGTCGTGGACCTGGCCGACAGGGTCGGGCGGGACTACACCACAGTCAGCCGGCAGATCGGCAAGCTCGAAATGCTGGGACTGGTGTTGCGGCAGGAAAGCGCCACAGACCGGCGCGTGAGGGAGGCCGTGATAAGCGCTCAGGGCCGGGCAATGCTCGATGCCCTCGATGCGGCGCGCGAGCGTATCGGCAGCGCCGTGTTCCAGAATTGGCTGGAAGAGGATATCGCCGAACTGGTTCGGCTGATGCGCAAATTTGCCGATACGCTGATGGCAGAGCCCGAATAG
- a CDS encoding quinone oxidoreductase family protein, producing MKAAIVSGAGQAPIYGDFPSPEAQAGEERVTIIAAALSPVVRGRAAGKHYSAPGAYPFIAGVDGVGRLDSGRRVLFFGSRQPYGSMAEATVVPTGQCVAIPDALDGALAAAIANPGVSSWAALRLRAGLKPGETVLINGATGTSGRLAVQIARHLGAGKVIATARNAEALQSLGADETIQLTQDQDAMEQRFQSAFAHGVDVVIDYLWGQSAERLLMAAARAEGVPIRFVQVGSISGPDITLPSAVLRSSSITLMGSGLGGIPLDNLITSVAELLQAAATAGFTIATRSVPLAQLDQAWNAPDDGRRIVFTV from the coding sequence ATGAAAGCCGCAATCGTATCAGGCGCCGGTCAGGCGCCGATCTATGGAGATTTTCCGTCGCCCGAAGCGCAAGCGGGTGAAGAACGCGTAACAATCATCGCCGCCGCGCTTAGTCCGGTCGTCAGGGGTCGGGCCGCCGGCAAGCACTACAGTGCCCCGGGTGCCTACCCCTTCATCGCGGGCGTCGATGGCGTGGGCCGGCTCGATAGCGGGCGCCGGGTCCTCTTCTTTGGCTCGCGCCAGCCCTATGGCAGCATGGCTGAAGCTACCGTCGTGCCCACCGGCCAATGCGTGGCAATTCCCGACGCGCTGGACGGTGCCCTCGCAGCCGCCATTGCCAATCCCGGCGTATCGTCCTGGGCCGCCCTCCGGCTGCGCGCCGGACTCAAACCGGGCGAGACCGTGCTGATCAATGGCGCCACCGGCACGTCCGGCCGCCTCGCCGTGCAGATCGCCCGCCATCTCGGCGCCGGCAAGGTCATTGCCACCGCCCGCAATGCCGAGGCATTGCAATCGCTCGGTGCCGACGAAACCATCCAGCTGACCCAGGACCAGGATGCCATGGAACAGCGCTTTCAATCCGCATTCGCTCATGGCGTGGATGTGGTCATCGACTATCTGTGGGGGCAGAGCGCGGAACGCCTGTTGATGGCGGCGGCCCGGGCCGAGGGCGTGCCGATCCGCTTCGTCCAGGTCGGCTCGATCAGCGGACCGGACATAACGCTGCCGAGCGCCGTGCTTCGCTCATCCTCCATCACGCTGATGGGCAGCGGGCTGGGTGGCATTCCGCTGGACAATCTCATCACCTCGGTGGCCGAACTGCTGCAGGCCGCCGCCACCGCTGGCTTCACCATAGCGACCAGGTCCGTGCCCCTGGCCCAGCTCGATCAGGCCTGGAATGCCCCGGACGACGGCAGGCGCATTGTGTTCACCGTCTGA
- the ykgO gene encoding type B 50S ribosomal protein L36: MKIRNSLKALMTRHRANKLVRRRGRVYIINKVDKRFKARQG; the protein is encoded by the coding sequence ATGAAGATCCGCAACTCGCTGAAGGCGCTGATGACTCGCCACCGCGCGAACAAGCTCGTCCGCCGTCGCGGCCGGGTTTACATCATCAACAAGGTGGACAAGCGCTTCAAGGCCCGCCAGGGCTGA
- a CDS encoding response regulator, which yields MKRNRMANEEITKRGVLIADHSQNMAALVAVMLRSLGRKDIREAYDANKAMTELKRRVFDVLIIDDALDGMDGVAFTRKLRASTDCQNRLVPIIMMSALPDAKRIAEARDAGVTEFLRKPFAANHLLARLTSIETNPRSFIEAEQYKGPDRRRRTVDIGENERREAGKAS from the coding sequence ATGAAGCGAAACCGCATGGCCAATGAGGAAATCACCAAGCGCGGCGTCCTGATCGCCGATCACAGCCAGAACATGGCCGCGCTTGTCGCCGTCATGCTGCGCAGCCTGGGCCGCAAGGATATCCGCGAGGCCTATGACGCCAACAAGGCCATGACCGAGCTCAAGCGCCGCGTCTTCGACGTGCTCATCATCGATGACGCCCTCGACGGCATGGATGGCGTGGCCTTTACCCGCAAGCTCCGCGCCAGCACCGATTGCCAGAACCGCCTTGTGCCCATCATCATGATGAGCGCCCTGCCCGACGCCAAACGCATCGCCGAGGCCCGCGATGCCGGCGTCACCGAATTCCTGCGCAAGCCCTTCGCCGCCAACCACCTGCTGGCCCGCCTCACCAGCATCGAAACCAATCCCCGCTCCTTCATCGAGGCCGAGCAATACAAAGGCCCCGACCGCCGCCGCCGCACCGTGGATATCGGCGAAAACGAGCGGCGGGAAGCCGGCAAGGCAAGTTAG
- a CDS encoding ABC transporter ATP-binding protein: MKEVLKVEDMSVTFELHQSEVHAVRDMNFSLAEGETLAVVGESGSGKSQAFLAIMGLLAKNGRAGGRAMMGDINLIGMPAGQLDKHRGKDIAMIFQDPMTSLNPTLKVRTQLAEVLVKHRDFDKQKATNAAIEMLERVGIPEPVKRANAYPHELSGGMRQRVMIAMALLCQPKILIADEPTTALDVTVQAQMLDLFKTLTEDFGTSLVLITHDLGVVAGVADRMMVMYGGRAVEKGTVDDLFYDPRHPYTLGLLHSTPHIAHRAARLDPIQGLPPSLEHLPKGCSFNPRCAFAFDRCLVERPPLAETGNGREKACFYEGPMTYGKVA; encoded by the coding sequence ATGAAAGAAGTCCTCAAAGTCGAAGACATGTCGGTCACGTTCGAACTGCACCAGAGCGAAGTGCATGCCGTGCGCGACATGAACTTTTCTCTCGCCGAGGGCGAGACGCTGGCCGTGGTGGGTGAATCGGGCTCGGGCAAGAGCCAGGCCTTCCTGGCCATTATGGGCCTGCTGGCCAAGAATGGCCGGGCCGGTGGCCGGGCCATGATGGGCGATATCAACCTGATCGGCATGCCGGCAGGGCAGCTGGACAAGCATCGCGGCAAGGATATCGCGATGATTTTCCAGGACCCGATGACGTCACTCAATCCGACGCTGAAAGTGCGGACGCAACTGGCCGAAGTGCTGGTCAAGCATCGCGACTTCGACAAGCAGAAGGCGACGAATGCGGCTATCGAGATGCTGGAGCGGGTGGGTATCCCCGAACCGGTGAAGCGCGCCAATGCCTATCCGCACGAACTTTCGGGCGGCATGCGGCAGCGCGTGATGATCGCCATGGCGCTATTGTGCCAGCCCAAGATCCTGATCGCGGACGAGCCGACCACGGCGCTCGACGTGACCGTGCAGGCGCAGATGCTCGACCTGTTCAAGACGCTGACCGAGGATTTCGGCACGTCGCTGGTGCTGATCACCCATGACCTCGGCGTCGTCGCTGGTGTGGCCGACCGCATGATGGTGATGTATGGCGGGCGCGCGGTGGAGAAGGGGACGGTCGACGACCTGTTCTACGATCCGCGCCATCCCTATACGCTGGGCCTGCTGCATTCGACGCCGCATATCGCCCATCGCGCGGCGCGGCTCGACCCGATCCAGGGACTGCCGCCGAGCCTGGAACATTTGCCCAAGGGCTGCTCGTTCAATCCGCGCTGCGCCTTTGCCTTCGATCGGTGCCTCGTCGAACGGCCGCCGCTGGCCGAGACCGGCAATGGCCGCGAAAAGGCCTGTTTCTATGAGGGCCCGATGACCTATGGAAAGGTCGCCTGA
- a CDS encoding ABC transporter permease: protein MAGITGKDAVLTEYARKLETIDAPKGRSLTQDAMRRLVRNKAALVSIFVVIFIVLFAFVGPYFLPWTYDKIDWSGIRKPPNFEAGHFAGTDQNGRDMLARIMQGTQMSLIVAGVATLVSVFIGVCYGAIAGYFGGKVDAVMMRFVDIMYALPYILFVIILVVIFGRNPVLLFVGIGCLEWLTMARIVRGQTLSIKEREFVEAAKAGGAKPWTIIFRHIVPNLTGPVVIYATLTIPEIILTESFLSYLGLGVQEPQTSLGTLISFGSPVAETLPWMLIGPAVVLVSLLLCLTYIGDGLRDALDPKDR, encoded by the coding sequence ATGGCCGGCATTACTGGCAAGGACGCGGTGCTCACCGAGTATGCGCGCAAGCTCGAAACCATCGACGCCCCCAAGGGCCGCTCGCTGACCCAGGACGCCATGCGGCGCCTGGTGCGCAACAAGGCGGCGTTGGTCTCGATCTTCGTCGTGATCTTCATCGTGCTGTTCGCATTTGTCGGGCCGTATTTCCTGCCCTGGACCTATGACAAGATCGATTGGAGCGGCATCCGCAAGCCGCCCAATTTCGAGGCCGGCCACTTTGCCGGCACCGACCAGAATGGCCGCGACATGCTGGCTCGCATCATGCAGGGCACGCAGATGAGCCTGATCGTGGCTGGCGTCGCGACGCTGGTCTCGGTGTTCATCGGGGTGTGCTACGGGGCCATTGCCGGCTATTTCGGCGGCAAGGTCGACGCGGTTATGATGCGTTTCGTCGATATCATGTATGCGCTGCCCTATATCCTCTTCGTGATCATCCTGGTGGTGATCTTCGGGCGCAATCCGGTGCTGCTCTTCGTGGGTATCGGGTGCCTGGAATGGCTGACCATGGCGCGTATCGTGCGCGGGCAGACGCTCTCCATCAAAGAGCGCGAATTCGTCGAGGCGGCCAAGGCCGGCGGCGCCAAGCCCTGGACCATCATCTTCCGGCATATCGTGCCCAACCTGACGGGCCCCGTGGTGATCTATGCCACGCTGACCATTCCGGAAATCATTCTGACCGAGAGCTTCCTTTCCTATCTGGGCCTGGGCGTGCAGGAGCCGCAGACATCGCTCGGCACGCTGATCAGCTTCGGTTCGCCCGTGGCCGAGACGCTGCCCTGGATGCTGATCGGCCCCGCCGTGGTGCTGGTGAGCCTGTTGCTGTGCCTCACCTATATCGGCGACGGGTTGCGCGACGCTCTCGACCCCAAGGATCGCTGA
- a CDS encoding ABC transporter permease subunit, with product MFGYVTRRVLSAIPIALIAVTACFFILRLAPGGPFDGERALPPVTLANLRAHYNLDLPLIQQYFIYVGRLLQGDFGPSMVYNDFTVAEMIWIGLPFTLMLGFSAFIIGTVVGLVAGALSAVNQNKWPDYMLVFLVMIGLVVPNFLMAALMQLVFGVYLDWFPAGGWRNGSIAHLVLPVTVLVLPHAGRTARLMRGSMIEVLGTNYVRTAKSKGLGQRLILARHAIKPALLPVVSYLGPGLSYLLTGSLVVEQVFALPGIGKYFIGAALNRDYGLVLGTTILYMFIILAVNLLVDILYAWLDPKVRYR from the coding sequence ATGTTTGGATATGTGACGCGGCGTGTGCTGTCGGCGATTCCGATAGCGCTGATTGCCGTTACTGCCTGTTTCTTCATTTTGCGGCTGGCGCCCGGCGGTCCCTTTGACGGTGAACGCGCGCTGCCTCCCGTGACGCTGGCCAACCTGCGGGCGCATTACAATCTCGACCTGCCGCTGATCCAGCAATATTTCATCTATGTCGGACGGCTGCTGCAGGGCGATTTCGGCCCCTCGATGGTCTATAACGACTTCACCGTGGCCGAGATGATCTGGATCGGCCTGCCCTTTACCCTGATGCTGGGCTTTTCCGCCTTCATCATCGGGACGGTTGTCGGCCTCGTCGCCGGCGCGCTCTCCGCCGTCAACCAGAACAAGTGGCCGGATTATATGCTGGTCTTCCTTGTCATGATCGGCCTGGTGGTGCCCAATTTCCTGATGGCTGCGCTGATGCAGCTGGTATTCGGCGTCTATCTCGACTGGTTCCCGGCCGGCGGCTGGCGGAACGGATCGATTGCCCATCTGGTGCTGCCGGTCACGGTGCTGGTGCTGCCCCATGCCGGGCGTACGGCGCGGCTGATGCGCGGCTCGATGATCGAAGTGCTGGGCACCAATTATGTGCGCACCGCCAAATCCAAGGGGCTCGGCCAGCGGCTGATCCTGGCGCGGCATGCCATCAAGCCGGCTCTGCTGCCTGTGGTGAGCTATCTCGGACCGGGTCTGAGCTACCTGCTCACCGGCTCGCTGGTGGTGGAACAGGTGTTCGCGCTGCCGGGCATCGGCAAGTATTTCATCGGCGCCGCGCTCAACCGTGACTATGGCCTCGTGCTGGGGACGACCATTCTGTACATGTTCATCATCCTGGCGGTGAACCTGCTGGTCGACATTCTCTATGCCTGGCTCGACCCGAAGGTGAGGTACCGCTGA